One Euphorbia lathyris chromosome 1, ddEupLath1.1, whole genome shotgun sequence DNA segment encodes these proteins:
- the LOC136224599 gene encoding membrane-associated kinase regulator 5 encodes MEALYFLKFWRSSRDHHRPSSVVDTDFEFNDEEEDDSFFELELTVPDFDTNNIPLDTDSNRFDNKNQNPQFETPSVSLSNSDSLSKRKILPIEPNSTSKPQSPISLLKSAPRFRVLMFKKSKSMAAHETAEKTGEKKQERKVFSVKFKLKEVANVAIFTRDNSLRRRISEESFSDDSSKLFSKEVMQKYLKLIKPLYVKVSRRRSEKTELSKVSPASSPATLPSGSPKKEKQGSIPAGIRVVCKHLGKSKSASSAATIVPPAGTVARRDDSLVLQQDGIQSAILHCKKSFNSSSSRESSLLSRFGSDPMYDKSMASPRTSLQEERGIMN; translated from the exons ATGGAAGCTCTGTACTTTCTCAAATTCTGGAGATCCTCTAGAGACCACCATAGACCCTCTAGTGTTGTCGACACAGATTTTGAGTTCAAcgatgaggaagaagatgattcTTTCTTCGAATTGGAACTTACTGTTCCTGATTTTGACACCAATAACATCCCACTAGACACTGATAGCAACAGATTTGACAATAAGAATCAAAACCCCCAATTTGAAACACCTTCTGTCTCTCTGTCTAATTCTGATTCTCTATCTAAGAGGAAGATCCTCCCAATTGAACCCAATTCGACCTCCAAACCTCAATCCCCAATTTCACTTCTCAAATCAGCTCCGAGATTTCGTGTTCTCATGTTCAAAAAATCGAAATCAATGGCGGCTCACGAAACGGCAGAAAAAACAGGGGAGAAAAAGCAGGAAAGGAAGGTTTTCTCAGTGAAATTCAAGCTGAAAGAAGTAGCAAATGTTGCGATTTTCACCAGAGATAACAGTCTGAGAAGACGGATCTCGGAGGAGTCTTTTTCAGATGATTCGTCTAAGCTTTTCTCTAAAGAAGTAATGCAAAAGTATTTGAAGCTAATAAAGCCGCTGTATGTGAAAGTGTCCAGAAGGCGAAGTGAGAAAACGGAGTTGTCTAAGGTTTCGCCGGCATCTTCTCCGGCGACTCTGCCTTCTGGTTCACCGAAGAAGGAGAAACAGGGGAGTATTCCGGCAGGGATTCGAGTGGTTTGTAAGCATTTAGGGAAGAGTAAATCTGCTTCATCGGCGGCTACCATAGTTCCGCCGGCGGGGACGGTGGCTAGAAGAGATGATTCACTGGTTTTGCAGCAGGATGGTATCCAAAGCGCCATTCTTCATTGCAAGAAATCTTTTAACTCTTCGAGTTCTAGAG AATCATCTCTATTATCACGATTTGGAAGCGATCCAATGTATGATAAATCAATGGCTTCACCAAGAACTTCACTTCAAGAAGAGAGAGGAATTATGAATTAA